The Ostrea edulis chromosome 1, xbOstEdul1.1, whole genome shotgun sequence genomic sequence CCAGAATGATATTACTCATCCAGGTATGATATCTTCAGTTAATAATTCGAAAACAGATCATTTaaagtatgaatgaaaatgtacatGGTAAATATACTCTTGTGTGAATGAAATACATTGCAGAGGAATATACTTTCAGAACTGTCCAATATGTCGAACTTTGTAAATGGGTAAATAATAACCCCAATCAAACATACCTATCTTTAATGGTGAAAAAGTTTCATTTTCTACACAGAGAATCACGAAGAAAATCCTTATGAGATTCATAGAAACTCGTCATCCAGTGAAAGTGACGATGTGGTTCCAGGACAAGCTACTAATTCAGATGACTATACTGACTTACGATTTTCCAGGATGGAACCAGAACAGTGCACTACAAGCAGCAAGGAAGATGACACAAAGCCTCAGCTTCCGTCTATTGAAACCATTCCTGAAAACAGTCACCATGATGAAGATAAAAGCGATGCAGGCGAAAACAACGGTGGGAAATACAGCCATTTATCTCAACAGTCTGCATATAATCTATTGTCTTTTCGCCGTTATCATCCTGAAAACATGTTATGTTTAGGGCTAGCAGATTTGTCCTCCATGATTGTGCAATATTCAGATGAAGTTGTAGGTGAGTATGACTCCATTGAAATGAATGATAACAAGGAAAGTCCACGGGAGATAGAGAGAATACAATCCGAGGAAGAAACCGTCCGCCAAAGTCTGATAGACGAAACAGTGAACCAGTACATACTGCTATCTCAAACAAGGAAAGAGAGAGATATGCCCATGAAAGATGACattgatatagaaatatttcaGTTTAAAGTAAAAAGTAAGAGTCTCCCGCCAGGAAAAGTTGGTCACAAAGAGGTTTTACCTACACGCCCATGGAGTGTGACGAAAGGCCGTTGACATATGGGTAAACTATGACTTTTCAAATCACTTAACAAGAAAGGAGATGACAATGCTGTTGCTCTCAACAAAAGATTTGGTTTGTTTCTTTGAAACATCACTAGCTACTAATAGTGAGaattctttatcgtgtcaatgCCTGTCATAATACACTGCATTCCCGTTCAAAATGTATCATCCTGAAGACCAACGAATCTCTCTTCCAAACACCGGGCGTTTGGAGATGGAGCGATGACCACCTATTTTACCCTTTAGGTTTGACACGGCTAAATAAGAGCAACACTAGAGCCCACGGTGAAGAAGCGAACGCCTTGACCtctgagctaccatgaccgtcatctcggctgagattcctctcggctggatatttggactgacgccttcaccgaatctcagAGCAGTCCTTCACAATTCATGTCGGGAAATTCACATTCATCTTCAGCCGGTCGAAATAATTAATGTGCACGTATTCCTGTTTACGATGATTGAATTAAAATACAATAGAACAATATTTTTAGTCATCatatttttcttaattatttctggaaaaagatttttttaaacatcaaacTTCAATTTCTTGAAAACTGGTGGTTAAATCTGTACCAACTCTGTAAAtagaaaatacacatgtataataatgatatgaaaaggtaaaattgaaacattttttatacagccatatataaaaaaaagctTTATAAGAAATGTTGGTTTTGAAATTACGGATGGAAGAGTTATATTTCCTCAAATAGCAAGATCCAAACGTTTTGgtaaaacaaattatacaatTGGCATACATTTTCGTCCAAAAGCAATAAAATCCTTTTTCagataagttaaaaaaaattcaggaaGAATAAAGATCCAAtgctaatgaaaggtgaagaatagtgatcaatctcataactcccacaagcaatacaaggTAGATAATTGAGCACACACgtaccctggacacaccagaggtaagatcaggtgtctaggaggagtaagcatcccctgtcgaccggtcacacccagccgtggtgagccctatattttgatcaggtaaacggagttatccgtagtcaacctcagtgtgccaagaacagcccaACAATCGGTAGGAAACGCGCCACACAGCAgctgacccaatgataggctgtattagcaaactagatcgttataacgaccacagaatatgtgaaatgctgactttaaacgagaccgttgaaacccctgcaccatcaacttgtttgtcagtagcctgcctcaatttaaaaactgactatacgtagaacaagcccttgcgtatcgaattagtcgagagatata encodes the following:
- the LOC130051185 gene encoding uncharacterized protein LOC130051185 yields the protein MIYLKSWCSKRSVSNQETDQNDITHPENHEENPYEIHRNSSSSESDDVVPGQATNSDDYTDLRFSRMEPEQCTTSSKEDDTKPQLPSIETIPENSHHDEDKSDAGENNGGKYSHLSQQSAYNLLSFRRYHPENMLCLGLADLSSMIVQYSDEVVGEYDSIEMNDNKESPREIERIQSEEETVRQSLIDETVNQYILLSQTRKERDMPMKDDIDIEIFQFKVKSKSLPPGKVGHKEVLPTRPWSVTKGR